TTTTAGTATTACTTCCTAACACACTAACAGATTTTATATTTCCAAGTTGTTCAGCGGTTAAACTTTTAATGATCACTGTTTTTTTAGGGTATGCTAAAGCAATTGCGTAAAGGGTATTTTCTTTTTGAGTAAACCAAAAATCTTGAGGAGTAAACTCAAATGTTAAGTCTGCTTTTTTAGCTCTATCATGCGTCCCATTCATCTCAATTTTGGTAGGTCCTTCATGTGTTACTTTCCATTTTCTAGTATTATAAATAGCCTCTCCGTTTACAGCTAAAAACTTTCCTACTTCTAATAAATTGTTTACAGATTCTACCGGTACTTCACCTGTTGACTTAGGCCCTATGTTTAACATGTAGTTTCCTCCTTTACTCACTATTTCAGTCAACCAAAACAATAATTCTTTTACCGACTTCCAATCGTTATCATAAGAGTTATATCCCCATGAATTGTTTGTAGTCCCAACCGTTTGCCAAGGTTTAGTGATGGCTAAATGATCTTGTGGTATTTTGTTATCACCAGGTATATCAAAATCTCCTAAACCATTACCAACTCTAGAGTTCACCAACATGTTTGGTTGTAAATCGTATGCTATTTGATAAAACTTCATACTTTGCTCTGGTGTTACATAATGCGGATAATCATACCAGAGCGTAGTCAAATCAGGAAATTTTGTTAATATTTCTTTTACCTGTGGATAGGCTTTATTATCTAAATACTCCGTAAAAGTATTTGGACTAGGATCCCAAGTATTTACTCCTGCTTTACGTTTTACCCTATCATGCATTTCTCCTCCAGCAGCAATGTATTCAGAAAGTCCACAATCATTAGCATCCTTCCAGTCTATATTATGAGAATAGTATAAACCAAAATCAATATCATATTTTTTACAAGCCTTGTACAATTGCTCAACAACATCTTTTCCGTAAGGAGTTGCATCTACAATATCATACTCACTTACTTTGGAATTATACATAGCGAACCCGTCATGATGCTTTGATGTAATTACGATATATTTCATTCCTGCATCTTTTGCTAATTTTGCAACAGCATCTGCATCAAACTTGGTTGGATTAAATTGGTTCGCTAATGCTGCATATTCAGCTCTAGGAATTCTAGCACCAAACTGAATCCATTCAGCTACTTTTGGTCCCTTTAATTCTTCCATCTTCTTTCCTTTCCAAATTCCTCCTGGAATAGAATACAATCCCCAATGGATAAACATCCCATATTTAGCATCATTAAAAGCTTCTTTTGCTACTGCTTTTGCCGCATTCATTTCTTCATAGGTTAAAGCAGACTTTTTCTCATTATTTTTTTTAGATTGCTGTTTACAGCTCACCACTACAAGAATTAAAAGAAGGATTGATGTTGTTTTAAAAATATGTTTCATTGTTTATTTTTTACTTAGAATTTAAAATACTTTATTGCTTCTTATTTGTTTTTTTCTTTTTGTCTGTACCCTTTACTGTCTTTTTAGATTTTCCTCGTACAACAGATAAACAATTTTCTCTAGGCTCTATAGGTAATGTTGCTTTCCAAGCAGTTACTTCTGCTTTTAACTGCTCTACTTTTTCAGGGTATTTAGAGGCCAAGTTATTTTGTTCTTTCCAATCTTCTACTTCATTGTATAACTCATATTTATTCGTTTTTGGGTCTATAACTAGTTTCCAATCTCCATTTCTAACCCCAAGTGATGGCCATGTATATTCATGACTAGCTCCACCTCTCCATTCCCAAAAAATGGATTTAGATCTTTTAAATTTCTTACCTTTAAAAGCATCCATAATACTCTCACCATCTGGTTGGTAATCTTTTGGCATTTTAAGACCAGCTGCTTCATAAAAGGTTGGTAGTAAATCTACAGCAGTTACTACCGCTGTTTTATTTTCAACCCCTTTAGGGATTACATTAGGCCACATAGCTACAAATGGTACACGAATACCTCCTGCAAACAAGGATCTTTTTTGACCTTTTAAGCCACCAGTTTCTCCAACTGAATAATATTTCCCAAGCCCTACTATTCCGCTAGGGTCATGATCTCCTTTTTCTGGTTTATGTAGTTTTTCTTTTTCTGAACCTTCCCATTCTGGACCATTGTCTGTAGAAAACACAACTAATGTGTTATCATCAATATTTAACTCTTTTAACAAATTCATAATTCGCCCAACAGCTTCATCTCCTTCAGCAATTACAGAAGCATATACTTGTTTTTGTTCATCTAGTTTACCAAACTTGTCCATAAACCTTTTTTGAGGATAATGTGCTGTATGTGCTTCATGCAACCATAAGTTAATAAAGAAAGGTTTGTCTTTATTTTTTTTAATGAATTTTTCGGCATAATCTACTCCAACAGAACCAGCTTTGGGAATATCTATGGTTTTAGAACCATTAAAAGTGGCATATTCATCATACCCATACTCGCTTTCTTTAGGAGCATCTTTAGAAGACCATCCTAGATGCCATTTTCCAAAATGAGCCGTTTTATATCCTGCTTCTTGAAAAGCACGTGGTAAAGAAATATCAGTAGGATCCATCCAGTCTGGCATCCCTCTTTTTACATGAGCTTTCCACCCCTGAAAATGTTGATGGATACTCTGTCTTGCAGGAAACTGACCTGTCATTACCGCAACTCTACTTGGAGAGCAAACAGGACTGTTTACCGTAAAGTTGGCAAAATCCATTCCTTGACTAATCATTTTATCAATGTGAGGTGTTTCTATCCAGCTACTTCCATGAGCACTGATATCTCCATAACCCCAATCGTCTGCAAAAATGAAAATGATGTTTGGTTTTTCATTTTTTGATTGAGCCTGTACTAAAAAACCTAATGATAGTATTAAGCTTAAAATTATTAATGTGAATTTATTTATCATTATATATTTTTCTTAATGGTTTTATTTCTATTTATTATTCTTTTATCATTTTTACAATTAAATCAGTTCCAGATTAAATAGACCTACTTATATAAGATTGTATTTTTACTAGATTAAGATATAAGCAAAAATGCAACTACATATACAAAATGGGGTTGCTCAAATCCCCCTTTTTAGTTTCTTTAATCAACTTTTTTCAGTAAAAAGCAATAAATTCATATGTTTTACTAGGATTTACATACAAATACACAAAAAAAATATGCGTTTATTAGATATATCTAAACAAACCCTAATACAATTTTTAATTTGTGTTTTTAACTATTTTTTTAACAACCGTAGCACCTAACTCTGTAATTCCTTTAATAATGTAAACCCCAGAACTCAAATCTAAAATCTTAATACTTTGGGTTAGATTTGGATTTGTTTTCACAACTTTTCCACTAGTATTAATCACTTCCACAGAATGAATTGGTATATTAAAATTGATTATATGGCTTGTGGGATTTGGATATACCTTAAAAGTTTGATTTTTTTCTGATGCTATGGTTGAGTTGGATAAATCACCAACAACAATATTAAGAGATATTAATATCTCTTCTACAGACCATTTGTTTGTACTAGAATCGTTTCCTGTTCCTAAACTAAATTCAGTAATTTCATTAATAGAGCTAACCGAATTTAAATCTATTTGCTGAGTTTGATTTCCTAACTTACCAAGATCAACAACTGTTTGATCAAATTTTAGAGAGACAAAGTCGTTGGTAGATTGTGCATTTACTATTGTTATGGCTTTAAAACTTAGGGTAAAATGATCTTCTGTTAAATCTCCTCCATTGGCATTAAAATCAACAATCTGTAAATTATTAATACTTTCTACCCATTCATGATCACTACCTGTAAAAATGTCATCCATATTTGCATCAGTCCCATCCCCTAAACCCCACGAGTTTTGTGTAGAAGTTCCTCCTGATATTCCAGAAATAACTGCTTTATTACTTGGTGGAGTCACATCCATAGAAACTCTAAATGTAGCGTAACCATCAGGGGCTGTATAAACATCTGAAATCATAACAGCTTTATTATTAAGACCATAATTAGTGTTTGATGATGCTTTAATTGCAATAGGATCGGCTTCTAACTCTTCATCAACTAGTAAATTAACTTCTCTAGTTCTTACACCACTAGCATCACTTGCTTGAAGTGAAAATGTATGGGTTGTTTCATTTGTTTCTGTTGGTGTACCTGAGAATGTCCATTCCCCTGGACTTTTTTTTGTAATTTTTAACCAAGATGGAAAATTACCTAAAGCAATTACCTCTGTAATTTCATCTCCTTCAGGATCCCATAGATCTACCCCTTCTACAAGTACATGATGATAAGGAATTCCTATATGTGCTGGAGGTAAAACAGTATGTTGTCTTGCCCAATTAGGTGCTCCTGGATTTCCATATTGAACTAAATAATCATCTAGTCCTTCTAAAAGAACATAGACCCAATCATAAATTGCTGTTTCTGCTCTATTAAAAGATCCACCCCACGTCATACTTCCTCCGGCTTGTATCGCTTCTAAGTTCCATTGATTGAAATCCGCTTGTTCCCATGCCTGATTAGGTCCATATTTCCATGCCGTTGTTGATAATTTTGAATGAAAATTCCCTACAATCTTATCGTCCCAATCCCAATTCCCACCTGCATGTACAAGTCCGTTGGTTTCTGTCATACGGGTTATATGTCGATAATTAAGGTTAAATTGATTTCCGTTTATTTTTTCAGCATGATTATTATTACCTCCAAAAGCATGTCCAAATGTAAAATCTTCAAATCTAACAGCATGTGCAAAAGGGTAATCTTTATAATTCACTGTACTCCTACCATTATTAAAAGCAATTGCAATATCTGGGTTACCAGCGTGCACAGCATTGGCATAAGCTTGATATATTCTTTGTTCTTCTACAACACCACTTGTCGCATTATCTCCATTTTGTTCCATAGTGGCACCATCATCAAAAATCCATGAATCAAAGTGTTCGCCGTAACGTAAAGCATAGTCTTTTAGAAAATATTCTGCATAACAAAACATATATTTTCTATTTGGATATGTAGCAGTAGCGTCTTCATATTGTTCGGTAGTTCTGTTCCAAATACCTGTATGATATGGTTGACTATTAATAAAAGCCTGTACCTCTGGATCTGTATCACAATATTCCTTCCAACTATCTACAAAAGGCTGAAGATAATCTGCATTTGTACCTACAAAATTTTCTGAATTTGTGTAAGCCTTTACATTAAAACCGGCTGCTTTTATTTTTAAAATATCTGCTAGCATGTTATCATTATCTGGTGTATCTGAATTTAAATCTCCCCAAGACGGAGCAACTACATCTCCACCAGACAACCTATCAAACAATTTATGCGGCACTTTATGTTCTGCAGACAATACAGCTCCATTTGTAAAACTCACGCCTAAACGATTCAGTGTTTTAAGATTTTTTATCCTATCATCCAATAAATCTACAAGAATTTCAGAGTTCCAGGTTCCTCTTAAATTTACAGCGCGCTCTCCTAGTGCATATCTTTTTTCTAATGTAATTGATTGAATTGATTTACCATTATTACTCTGTCCATATACTGCAACATGATAATTTTTACTCAAATCAAATCCTTCTAATAATACGCCTGAATCTTCATAAATATCATTGATACGATAAGACCAATAACCTCCAATACCAATTTCAATAGTTACTTTAGTTATTCCCCCTTCACCAAACTGTGTTCTTGATCCAGATTCGTCCAAGGTAACACGTTCATTTCCATTAGTAAAATTTAATCCTCTAGCTGTAGCATCTTCATTTGTTGTTAAATTGGCTCCAATACTATAAACTGATTCATTTGCTCTAAAAGGATTAAACCCTAGATAAGAAGATAAGTTGGTTTCATCACTAATTAAACCAAAAGAGAAATTATGTGAAACAACATCCTCTATGGACTCAGTGGTATATTCAATGGTTAACTTAAACCCATCTTCAGATTGGTAAGCTGATGTGGAGTAAATTAAAGCTCTATTTTGAAAATTACTACCATTGTTATTATATACAAAATCTCCATTTGATGACAAATCCCAAACAGCTCCACCTTCTATAGATAATACTTCACTTGACGATGTTTTATCATAAAATACTTGAGCCTGAATTATGTTGCTTAACAACAGTATGAAACAGAGTATTGTGAAAGATTTTTTTATGACATTCATATACTATTTTTCTTTTTTCTAAGTTTAAAGCTTAGGCTTCTCTACTACTAATATTTGGTTGCCTAATTTTACATTTAACAGACAACTCGTTATAGCTGCTTCACTTTAAAATATGCAAATAGTAACATTCATGTGGTTTTCATATTTACACTCTCCTTTACTCATGTTACTTTCGGTTAAACAAAAATGCAACTACATAAATCAAATAGACATACTCAAATCTCCCTTTTTAGTTTCTTTAATCAACTTTTTTCAGCAAAAAGCAATAAATTCATGTGTTTTACTAGTATTTACATAAAAAAAACATGTATTTATTAGATATATCTAAACAAACCCTAATACAACTTTTAATTTGTGTTTTTAACTATTTTTTTAACAACCGTAACACCTAACTCTGTAACTCCTTTAATAATGTAAACCCCAGAACTCAAATCTGAAATCTTAATGCTTTGGGTTAGATTTGGATTTATTTTCACAACTTTTCCACTAGTATTAATCACTTCCACAGAATGGATTGGTATATTAAAATTGATTGTATGACTGGTAGGGCTTGGATATACCTTAAAACCTTGTTTTTTTTCTGATACTATGGTTGAGTTGGATAAATCACCAACAACAAGATTAAGAGATATTAATATCTCTTCTACAGACCATTTGTTTGTACTTGAATCGTTTCCTGTTCCTAAACTAAATTCAGTAATTTCATTAATAGAACTAACTGAATTTAAATCTATCTGCTGAGTTTGATTTCCTAATTTACCAAGATCAACAACTGTTTGATCAAATTTTAGAGAGACAAAGTCGTTGGTAGATTGTGCATTTACTATTGTTATGGCTTTAAAACTTAGGGTAAAATGATCTTCAGTTAAATCTCCTCCATTAGCATTAAAATCAACAATTTGTAAATTATTAATATTTTGTACCCATTCATTATCACTCCCTCTAAAAATAACATCCTGCGTACCATCAGTTCCATTACCAATACCCCATGAATTTTCTGTAGTAGTACCACCCGAAATCCCAGAAACAATTGCCTGATCTGTAGGTGGTGTAACATCCATAGAAACTCTAAATGTAGCATAACCATCAGGGGCAGTATAAACATCTGAAACCATAACAGCTTTATTATTAAGACCATAATTAGTGTTTGATGATGCTTTAATTGCAATAGGATCGGCTTCTAACTCTTCATCAACTAATAAATTAACCACTCTAGTTCTTACACCACTAGCATCACTTGCTTGAAGTGAAAATGTATGGGTTGTTTCATTTGTTTCTGTTGGTGTACCTGAGAATGTCCATTCCCCTGGACTTTTTTCTGTAATTTTTAACCAAGATGGAAAATTACCTAAAGCAATTACCTCTGTAATTTCATCTCCTTCAGGATCCCATAAATCTACTCCTTCTACGAGTACATGATGATAAGGAATTCCTATATGTGCAGGAGGTAAAACAGTATGCTGTCTTGCCCAATTGGGTGCTCCCGGGTACTGAAATTCTTTTAAAAAATCATCTGTAAGTGTTAATTGGGTTAAAGCATAATCTCTTAATACAAGCTCTGGAGAGTTTTCTAGATTTGTTCTAATTAAAGGAGTTCCCCATGTAATAGCACCACCATCAATAATCCCATTAGTTGTCCACTCTACAAATTGTTCATCTGTTAAACAAGGGGTACTTCCTGCATTCCAAGATGTTGAACTTTGTTTAGGAAAAAAATGTGATACTACTTTATCATTCCAATCTCTAGTATCATCTAAAAAAGCATCACCCGCATAATCTTGCATCCACTCAATAACATGATAGTTATATCTATATAAAGTCTCATTCTCTACCATATTTCCCGCACCTCCAAAAGGGTGTCCAAAAGTATAATCATCAAAAAGTGTTGCTGTACTAAAAGGATTTTCTACCCTGTCTCCCACACTATTGTTAAAAGCAACTGCTGCATTTGGGTTTCCGGCATGCACAGCATTTGCAAATGCCTGATAGATTCTTTGATCTTCTACATTTTCAGAATCAGGGTTGTCTCCACACTCGTCTTCCATAATATTATCTGCAGAATCAAAGCACCAGGCATCAATTAAATCACCATAGCGAATAGCATATTCTTTAAGAATAAATTCTGCATAACAAAACATATAATAGCGCCTACCACTCCCGTTATGATACGTTTGGGTGTTCAAAAAAGCTTGAGCCTCAGCATTTGTATCACACCATTCCATCCAACGGTCTGAAACATCTGGATATTCTGTCTGAGTATCTTCTGGATTTCTCGCTAATAAATTATAAGAATTTACATATATCTCTACTCTTAAACCCTCTGCCTTTAATGCTTTTAACCACCTTAACAATGGATCGTCTACTGATTCACGAGGAACTACTAAATTAATAGGATCTCCATTTGAATCTGTATCCCCTTCCCATAAACTTTCTATTATAGAATGAGGAGCTACATGTACAGGAGAAAAAATATTTGGACTTGTTAAAGGAAGTTGTACATAATCTATAGTTCTTAAATCTTTTACTTGAGAAATAAATTCATCTATTTCTACCCCCTCAATATTACCATTATAATTACGCTCTGGTAACCAAAGCAACCCTAAAGCACCTCGCATCCAGTTTGCCCTTAGCCCCTGCTCTGGATTTAAAGCTGTTTGTGCTTGAGTAGTAAAAGATAATACCATTACACATACTGCTTGTAACAATATGAAAGTATTATAATGTTTTTTTGATTTTATAGTTTTCATATAAAAAATAATTATGTTTTTTAGCCTATATATTCAGCCACTCCATAAAAAAGAAAGCGGTATCGAGAAGATTTATAGTAACTCCTTGATACCGTTTTCTCTAATCTTTATACTCAAAAGACTACCGTTTATGGTTTAAATTACTCTACTACTATTCTAGCTGTTGCTACAACGTTTTTAGATTCGATTACTACAATATATACTCCAGAAGCAAGTCCTGACACTTCTAATACATCAGAAGCACCAAAAGTTTTTACAGTTTTACCTGTAATGTCTATAATTTTTAAAGTATCAAATTCTTTATTAACATAGAAAGCTCCATCTGTTACTGTTGGGTAAATAGTTAAAGTTTTATCATTTTTATTAATTGTATTTACTCCAAGAGTAGTATCATCTAAAGTAACTTGAACAGTTAAACTCTGTACTGACCAAGCATCGCTACCTGCAGATGTTCTAGTAGATCCAGATCTAATAATTAGCGTAGTAATAGAAGACAAAGCTGGGTCAATAGCTACAGCACCTGTACCATAAGATCTTAAATCAATAGTAGCTGGGTTCTCAGTAAACTTAGAAGAACTAATATACTCTGTCTCACCTATTTGATAAGTAAATCTATCTTGATTATTTGTTGCTCCAGCAATCACTG
Above is a genomic segment from Wenyingzhuangia fucanilytica containing:
- a CDS encoding alpha-L-fucosidase; this translates as MKHIFKTTSILLLILVVVSCKQQSKKNNEKKSALTYEEMNAAKAVAKEAFNDAKYGMFIHWGLYSIPGGIWKGKKMEELKGPKVAEWIQFGARIPRAEYAALANQFNPTKFDADAVAKLAKDAGMKYIVITSKHHDGFAMYNSKVSEYDIVDATPYGKDVVEQLYKACKKYDIDFGLYYSHNIDWKDANDCGLSEYIAAGGEMHDRVKRKAGVNTWDPSPNTFTEYLDNKAYPQVKEILTKFPDLTTLWYDYPHYVTPEQSMKFYQIAYDLQPNMLVNSRVGNGLGDFDIPGDNKIPQDHLAITKPWQTVGTTNNSWGYNSYDNDWKSVKELLFWLTEIVSKGGNYMLNIGPKSTGEVPVESVNNLLEVGKFLAVNGEAIYNTRKWKVTHEGPTKIEMNGTHDRAKKADLTFEFTPQDFWFTQKENTLYAIALAYPKKTVIIKSLTAEQLGNIKSVSVLGSNTKIDWKQTAEGLEVNLGTTVENPNGYALKITY
- a CDS encoding sulfatase translates to MINKFTLIILSLILSLGFLVQAQSKNEKPNIIFIFADDWGYGDISAHGSSWIETPHIDKMISQGMDFANFTVNSPVCSPSRVAVMTGQFPARQSIHQHFQGWKAHVKRGMPDWMDPTDISLPRAFQEAGYKTAHFGKWHLGWSSKDAPKESEYGYDEYATFNGSKTIDIPKAGSVGVDYAEKFIKKNKDKPFFINLWLHEAHTAHYPQKRFMDKFGKLDEQKQVYASVIAEGDEAVGRIMNLLKELNIDDNTLVVFSTDNGPEWEGSEKEKLHKPEKGDHDPSGIVGLGKYYSVGETGGLKGQKRSLFAGGIRVPFVAMWPNVIPKGVENKTAVVTAVDLLPTFYEAAGLKMPKDYQPDGESIMDAFKGKKFKRSKSIFWEWRGGASHEYTWPSLGVRNGDWKLVIDPKTNKYELYNEVEDWKEQNNLASKYPEKVEQLKAEVTAWKATLPIEPRENCLSVVRGKSKKTVKGTDKKKKTNKKQ
- a CDS encoding T9SS type A sorting domain-containing protein — protein: MLSNIIQAQVFYDKTSSSEVLSIEGGAVWDLSSNGDFVYNNNGSNFQNRALIYSTSAYQSEDGFKLTIEYTTESIEDVVSHNFSFGLISDETNLSSYLGFNPFRANESVYSIGANLTTNEDATARGLNFTNGNERVTLDESGSRTQFGEGGITKVTIEIGIGGYWSYRINDIYEDSGVLLEGFDLSKNYHVAVYGQSNNGKSIQSITLEKRYALGERAVNLRGTWNSEILVDLLDDRIKNLKTLNRLGVSFTNGAVLSAEHKVPHKLFDRLSGGDVVAPSWGDLNSDTPDNDNMLADILKIKAAGFNVKAYTNSENFVGTNADYLQPFVDSWKEYCDTDPEVQAFINSQPYHTGIWNRTTEQYEDATATYPNRKYMFCYAEYFLKDYALRYGEHFDSWIFDDGATMEQNGDNATSGVVEEQRIYQAYANAVHAGNPDIAIAFNNGRSTVNYKDYPFAHAVRFEDFTFGHAFGGNNNHAEKINGNQFNLNYRHITRMTETNGLVHAGGNWDWDDKIVGNFHSKLSTTAWKYGPNQAWEQADFNQWNLEAIQAGGSMTWGGSFNRAETAIYDWVYVLLEGLDDYLVQYGNPGAPNWARQHTVLPPAHIGIPYHHVLVEGVDLWDPEGDEITEVIALGNFPSWLKITKKSPGEWTFSGTPTETNETTHTFSLQASDASGVRTREVNLLVDEELEADPIAIKASSNTNYGLNNKAVMISDVYTAPDGYATFRVSMDVTPPSNKAVISGISGGTSTQNSWGLGDGTDANMDDIFTGSDHEWVESINNLQIVDFNANGGDLTEDHFTLSFKAITIVNAQSTNDFVSLKFDQTVVDLGKLGNQTQQIDLNSVSSINEITEFSLGTGNDSSTNKWSVEEILISLNIVVGDLSNSTIASEKNQTFKVYPNPTSHIINFNIPIHSVEVINTSGKVVKTNPNLTQSIKILDLSSGVYIIKGITELGATVVKKIVKNTN
- a CDS encoding T9SS type A sorting domain-containing protein produces the protein MKTIKSKKHYNTFILLQAVCVMVLSFTTQAQTALNPEQGLRANWMRGALGLLWLPERNYNGNIEGVEIDEFISQVKDLRTIDYVQLPLTSPNIFSPVHVAPHSIIESLWEGDTDSNGDPINLVVPRESVDDPLLRWLKALKAEGLRVEIYVNSYNLLARNPEDTQTEYPDVSDRWMEWCDTNAEAQAFLNTQTYHNGSGRRYYMFCYAEFILKEYAIRYGDLIDAWCFDSADNIMEDECGDNPDSENVEDQRIYQAFANAVHAGNPNAAVAFNNSVGDRVENPFSTATLFDDYTFGHPFGGAGNMVENETLYRYNYHVIEWMQDYAGDAFLDDTRDWNDKVVSHFFPKQSSTSWNAGSTPCLTDEQFVEWTTNGIIDGGAITWGTPLIRTNLENSPELVLRDYALTQLTLTDDFLKEFQYPGAPNWARQHTVLPPAHIGIPYHHVLVEGVDLWDPEGDEITEVIALGNFPSWLKITEKSPGEWTFSGTPTETNETTHTFSLQASDASGVRTRVVNLLVDEELEADPIAIKASSNTNYGLNNKAVMVSDVYTAPDGYATFRVSMDVTPPTDQAIVSGISGGTTTENSWGIGNGTDGTQDVIFRGSDNEWVQNINNLQIVDFNANGGDLTEDHFTLSFKAITIVNAQSTNDFVSLKFDQTVVDLGKLGNQTQQIDLNSVSSINEITEFSLGTGNDSSTNKWSVEEILISLNLVVGDLSNSTIVSEKKQGFKVYPSPTSHTINFNIPIHSVEVINTSGKVVKINPNLTQSIKISDLSSGVYIIKGVTELGVTVVKKIVKNTN
- a CDS encoding T9SS type A sorting domain-containing protein, with the translated sequence MIKTYTLKNIKKGIAIVAILTGFTSVQAQTTVDAVITQGAVTLDSDGEGGFLSYQSYATDEVVTMTGTATVAGEGSFDVTFTVTPGSGLKVMKGEDGSWGVVADTASALFRGNQASFCTISNITYSNFTGTLSESNIQSYTFTDAVIAGATNNQDRFTYQIGETEYISSSKFTENPATIDLRSYGTGAVAIDPALSSITTLIIRSGSTRTSAGSDAWSVQSLTVQVTLDDTTLGVNTINKNDKTLTIYPTVTDGAFYVNKEFDTLKIIDITGKTVKTFGASDVLEVSGLASGVYIVVIESKNVVATARIVVE